From Bacillus sp. FSL K6-3431, the proteins below share one genomic window:
- a CDS encoding ATP-dependent DNA ligase — protein sequence MFISPMLLHQVDQPFDDDSWITELKLDGFRCIWTKFNNKVRLYTRHNNEITSMFPELIDLPLPDGTVLDGEIVVSDDQGKPDFEAVMQRFKSKKSLHQITYGVFDIVYYANENLSYKPLLERKEILSNVIPVDTNLLTKVNWTNGNGMAYFDSVKQLDLEGVVLKRADSGYQVNKRSKDWLKVINYKYENVYISGLRKDKFGLLLNYENGTYAGLLEFMPPNNRKELYNVYSDLVINENDKFFYLNPDLKASVKFRNYTSKGLLRIPSFVEWVS from the coding sequence ATGTTTATTTCCCCAATGTTGCTGCATCAAGTAGATCAGCCTTTTGATGATGATTCATGGATCACTGAGTTAAAACTTGATGGTTTTAGATGTATCTGGACTAAGTTTAATAACAAAGTAAGGCTATATACCCGGCATAATAACGAAATCACTTCAATGTTCCCTGAGTTAATAGATTTACCATTGCCAGACGGAACAGTCTTAGATGGCGAGATTGTCGTTTCAGATGATCAAGGCAAACCCGATTTTGAAGCTGTAATGCAACGATTTAAATCGAAGAAGTCTCTTCACCAGATAACCTATGGTGTATTCGATATCGTTTACTACGCTAACGAAAATTTGTCTTATAAGCCTTTACTAGAAAGAAAAGAAATTCTTAGTAATGTAATCCCAGTCGATACCAATTTACTCACCAAAGTTAACTGGACTAACGGCAATGGTATGGCTTATTTCGACTCCGTTAAGCAACTAGACCTTGAAGGCGTTGTACTTAAAAGAGCCGATTCAGGTTATCAAGTCAATAAACGCTCTAAAGATTGGTTAAAAGTTATTAACTACAAATATGAGAATGTTTATATTTCTGGTTTGCGTAAAGATAAATTCGGATTACTCTTAAACTATGAAAACGGGACTTATGCTGGACTATTAGAATTCATGCCGCCTAATAACAGAAAAGAATTATATAATGTTTACTCTGATTTAGTTATTAACGAAAATGATAAGTTTTTCTACTTAAATCCCGACTTGAAGGCATCTGTAAAATTTCGTAATTATACTAGCAAAGGGCTGCTTAGAATACCAAGCTTTGTGGAGTGGGTTTCATAA